The genomic stretch CCTCAAAATGGATCTCGTTGCTACGCATGTCAAACTCTTCCATGTCCCTGTTCTCCAGCTCCAGACTAAGTTCCCTCATCACACGCTCAAGGTCACGGTTTCTGCGGTACATCTGGATGTAGTTCTGCTGCAGCTGCTTCTGGTAACGGATCACCTTGTCTTTCTCCTCTTGCCACACCCTGCGTTCCTCGTCAAAGCCCTCCAGCTGGTCCTCGCTCCGCCTCCTCTCGTACATCAGCTCTGCCCGCAGTCGGTCCACCTGCTGACGAAGACCGTGAAGCACATCCACGCTCTGGCGCTGCACCTTCGCCTCATCACTCTCGTATACTAGAAGCTGCTCTTCGCTGCTGTTGTCCCGGAAAGCGGGGCTGATCCCATGAGTGATCCCCCCACGGCTTTGTGGTAGGGGCAAGCTCATGCATTGGCCTTTAGAAGGTAGAGCTTGGGACATGGGCACCGCCAAAGCCTCTTTAAGACGGATGGACTCTTCCTCCAAACGGCCCACCTTCTCCCGCAGGAGCTCCGCTTCACTCTTACGGCGCTGCAGCTCATTCTCGCAAACCTCTAGTTCAAGTGTGCGAGTGCGAGCTGTGGCGTGGGCTTCCTGCGAGCAAGTCTGGCTAGCTTGAAGCTCAGAACGAGCCTCTCTCAACTGGGCCTTCAAAGCAACAATCTCGCTGGCCTTCTGACCAAGATCTGACTGCAAGTCCTTCAGCTGCTGCTTCAGCAGAGAGATCTCACCTGACTTCTGACACACCTGCGAGACAGAAACATTCAAATATCATTGAATGTAGTGATTACTCATTGCTAGTTCCACATGGCTAAAATGGTCTCACCTCCCACTTTGTCTCTTCTAGACGAGGACCAAGTTGAGTCTGCTCCCTCTCAAAAGAGGCACATCTTTTCTCCAATGCCTCCCGTTCTTGTAGCAGTTGGGAGAAGTCCTCCTGTAATTTCTTCTTCTCCTGTTGCAGCTGAAACACCTGCAACTGCAGAACCTGTTGTGCCCGTTGTGCCTTCAGCTGCACCTGCTTCATCTTCGATGCACAGCTCTGCCGAAGGTCCTCCAACTCTTGCTCGCAGCGCTTCTGTTTCTCCTCATACACCTGCATGGAGAAGACAGATGATTTGACTTACATTGTATCTATACTGTATCTAAAAATTCCCTGTCAAATGACACTAATAACTGGTAGAAATCAGCGATTGTCACCTGACAGATGGCTGCCTCGTTCTCATCCAGGTTGTCCCTAAGTTGCTGCAGCTCCAGGTCTCTTTCCCTCAGCTTCTCCTCAAGTTCCCGAATTACGCCTTCATAACCTTCTCCTGGAGCCGGGGAGCGGCCACACGATCCGTTGTCTGAGAGGGGCTGGCCACGCCCACTTAAAGACCCTGTACTCTTACTGGATGATGACCGACCACTGTCAGAGTTAGAGTGTCCGTGGCCACCACCGGAGCGTGTGGTTTCCATGTGCCCAGTGGGTACTTCACTCTGTGCCAGGCTGTACCCTGTGCTGCTGTAAGTGGGTAGGCTAGAGAGGGAGTTGCGGCCTGAGTCGGACATAGTGCAGGACTGGCTACTCCGTGCGTTGCGTCCCCCACTGTAAGAGTTACGCTTTTCCTGACAGCCCAACCCCGCTCCATTGCCAGGAAGTAAGAGGTTGAGGCTGCCCTGGCTTTCAGACAGACTGCCCCCTGACCGTGGAGACAGGTACTGCACAGAGTTGCGATTCTTGGGCATGACAGGCTTAAAGGCAGTGGGACGGATCAGTATCTTCTCCATACTCTGTAATCAAAAGTAAATGGTTAATGTGACTACTATTTAAaaccatttatttgatcacttatttatttgatacaccgcctggccaaaaaaattcgctgtttggattttaataggcaaatacttaagagtctatggatggatcaatattacagtgattattatgtttctagcatgttatatgtttggcaacggttcttttaaccctaaaataTGGAGggattttcatttcttaaacaaccatgtaggaagacataTCATGGcgatattccaggatgacaatgtcaagattcatcagtcctgaccttaatttcattgaaagtctttgggatgtgctggagtagactttacagagttgCATTGTCAATGTAAGATATACTTGACCTGtacttgaccaaaaattgatgcacctcttgatggaaataaatgttgtgatgttatttccatccaGAGGCGGATCAATTTttggtattaaaattaaaatccaaacagtgatttttttttattttttttttggctgggcagtgtatatataatttataatttattcctgtgatagcaaagctgaattttcagcagccattgctCTCTCttctcacatgatccttcagaaattattctaataagctgatttggttctcaagaaacatcttattattatcaatgctgaaaacaatAAAGtggtgcttaatatttttgtggaaacagtgataaatTCTTTTTAGAATTCtataatgaatagaaagttcaaaagaacagaattcttttgtaacattagaaatgtctttactgtcacttttgatcaatttaatgtctttgttataataattattcatttgtttaaacttttgaatggtatctGCACAATAAATAGCTAAAGCGTGAAGCCACCAACATCTATTAGTGTAACTGAGTTGTCATTGATTAAATGTGTACAGTGAGTGATGGCATATTGATGTATTGCAGTGATTAAAGGCTCTCCTCGATCAATAGAAATGAATAGCCAATTAGATGTACTACCCACTGTGTGTAATGAGCATCAGCAAAACCACCATTCTTTCATTTCTTCTTAAATGAATGAGACCTCGACAATGAAATGGACAGTGTTTTGAAGGAAAAAATGGTTCAAAAACTGTTGTATTTACATTAATGCACTTTTAATGGACACCTATATGGTACCCAGCATGTGTCGGAAAAGTAAGGCCCATTACCATAATTGCGAGCTTCGGCGTCCAAGGCTTTATGCAATTGTGAACACTGTTGATAATATCGTTGGTTTTATCGTATCAGTTTGTGCCTGAGTCTCAGTGGTTTCTCAATGGTAAGTAGTCTTTGTATATTGCTAGCGTTGTACTCTCCCAGGCTCAGGAAGCTGTCCTCTGTAAAATGTGCAAACTTTTGGGTTGTACTGCTCAAGAAcagctttattaataaatcttaACCTCTGATTCCTAATTTTATCTGTTTTCGGAAGGCCAAACAAAGTGGTTTTGCTTTCGCATCCAAAAACACAGCGTCTCCATGACATGACGCAACACTACAATTCACTGAAGCCTCGTCTTTTCTCTTTGCATATGCCTTTGGACGGACATTATgctaatatttcacattgtgaCAGATGTTTGAGGAAGTAATATCTGGACTTCGATCAAGGCGTTTTAAGCAGGTCTGGAGCAGTGTTCTCTGTTAGATAGAATAAATCCCTCTAAATGCAcaagtttacatttattataaatattaaaaaaaatgtctcactactatttattgtactttttaaaaatgtttacccCCCAAGCACCTCCAGACTCACCTTTTCCAGTCTGCCTGACACTGGGACGAGTTTGGGTGGAGGGCCACCAATATTACCATTCATGCCTCTGTTATCAGGAGGCTCTTCAGTATCACTTGATGGGCTGCACGTGGTCACATGATTATCATTCCAGTCGCCTACTGGCTCGTCACTCAAATAGCCATAGTTGCCATTGCCAGCAGAGATGAGGGCAGAGGACTTGTTCTTAGCAGGTAGAGGAGGCTGGCTGGCGAGAAGCTGCTCCTGTGAGCTGGCGCTGCGCAGCGTGCCCTCCTGCTGTCGGAAACAGCTCATAGCTGGTGTGGGTTTGCGATACTTGGCACCAAAGTCGCTGGCGGCACGGCAGTGGCGCTCCTGGTAGGTACGTCCAGAGATCAGGCTGCTGACAGAACCCATGGTGCCTGCCACAGCTACAGAGGGGGAGTGAGACACTGAGCAGCACTGCTGGACGTCAGCGCTGGGCTTAGGGTGATCAGTGGGCACAGGCAGTGCCTGAACTAGAGCCATGGCGAACACACGCCCAGGATACACACTCTGTGGAGAGAAAAGAAGGAAGACaaggaaaaaatattattgtctAAATGGTCTGATTGTCATGTAACCTGTAAAATAGATCAAACTAAATGTCTGATAAGTGTTTTTGATTTTTAACACAAAAGAATCACAAATCTTTAGACGTTGCCACACAAATAAAAGTGGTAAAATTTCTCCTTGTactttcagaaaaaaaggtataaaagctgtcactgggggttactttttcaaaaggtACACATATGTACCTTTATTACCCCTAaagggtgcatattagtacTCTTTCCCGCCATTAATgcaattttccgtcatttattaTGACACAATGCTTTGCAGTAAATTTCCaacaatccatgttttcactgttattctGTAGaggggcgctattacacatcttctgaaagagtacagatcAAAACTACCTAATATTACCAAATGAAATGTCGAGGAAGTGGTATAGGACTGTgtaagctttgggggtgttgatgaaAGCGATCTACttcatctatgttttgatcatcattctgaatctgatccagacgtagtctttgacaaaaacacaatttttttcagcattttgttcaaaatgttgctttgttTTTATGAAACTCAACCAccttcaagtgttgataaaaaagaatgcatgaagctagaataaaacaggttttattttgtttaaaagcagagacTCTGTTCCGGatgttcatacaacaaaatattctgggggccatgaaaattttgtgaaaattatcaaaaatgttaGCAGTGGCTGgcaacataaaaaacaaaacaaaaaaaaaacactggtggggaaagagtacATGTTACTACCTAAAGTGTACATATTAATACCTTTTGTAAGGGTACCACcccagcttttgtaccttttttctgagagtgtgtAACTTTTACACAATGTTGCCACAGAATGAGATCATGGTCTTATTACAGGTTGTTAAGATTAAGTGCCTTGAGTTATTACAGCAATCTGCGGTCAAAATGCAACTTTTGTGTCGTTTAGTCCTGTTAGCTTTGAGGCTATCtattggcgcttttccactgcatggtacggttcGGTACGGCTCGGTACGGTATTTTTttggtgcttttccactgcatgggacgGCTCAGTACGGAACGGTACGGCTCGCTTTAATAGTACCACCTTGGTGGAGGTTCCAAGCAAGCAGAACTGAtattaaatgtgacgtgtaaacactgcagatcactgattggtcagaaagaATCATCACTACCAGcatcattggatttgaaacacgagacaccaaacccgctagatttaaaCAGTAACAGCCACCACAGTATCATTGGTTTGCGcgactttttttaaatgaccgtCGCACAGAacctgaaaaaagaaatggctgtatcgtggtcagtacACGAGGTGACTCGTTGGTAGCCGAGGAGTGGATCCGTGACAGTAAAGGTG from Ctenopharyngodon idella isolate HZGC_01 chromosome 13, HZGC01, whole genome shotgun sequence encodes the following:
- the lzts2a gene encoding leucine zipper putative tumor suppressor 2a codes for the protein MALVQALPVPTDHPKPSADVQQCCSVSHSPSVAVAGTMGSVSSLISGRTYQERHCRAASDFGAKYRKPTPAMSCFRQQEGTLRSASSQEQLLASQPPLPAKNKSSALISAGNGNYGYLSDEPVGDWNDNHVTTCSPSSDTEEPPDNRGMNGNIGGPPPKLVPVSGRLEKSMEKILIRPTAFKPVMPKNRNSVQYLSPRSGGSLSESQGSLNLLLPGNGAGLGCQEKRNSYSGGRNARSSQSCTMSDSGRNSLSSLPTYSSTGYSLAQSEVPTGHMETTRSGGGHGHSNSDSGRSSSSKSTGSLSGRGQPLSDNGSCGRSPAPGEGYEGVIRELEEKLRERDLELQQLRDNLDENEAAICQVYEEKQKRCEQELEDLRQSCASKMKQVQLKAQRAQQVLQLQVFQLQQEKKKLQEDFSQLLQEREALEKRCASFEREQTQLGPRLEETKWEVCQKSGEISLLKQQLKDLQSDLGQKASEIVALKAQLREARSELQASQTCSQEAHATARTRTLELEVCENELQRRKSEAELLREKVGRLEEESIRLKEALAVPMSQALPSKGQCMSLPLPQSRGGITHGISPAFRDNSSEEQLLVYESDEAKVQRQSVDVLHGLRQQVDRLRAELMYERRRSEDQLEGFDEERRVWQEEKDKVIRYQKQLQQNYIQMYRRNRDLERVMRELSLELENRDMEEFDMRSNEIHFEEITATEI